TGTTtagttcaatatatttttaatatctttgtcAACTTTGTAGTATGTCTGCAAGcatcctcattttttaattattcttgatAAGAATGATGTACTCAAGAAAGAGTATTAACACTGAAAATAGCTGTATGCTCTGCACTCTTAAACTGCTGATGTAACTGCTGCAGGTTGCCATGAAGTTAGCAAAACATTGTTACATCTGAAGCAGCAATGTCATCACAATTAGATCCAGTAGGATAGTGACGTTCTGGATGAGAATTCCTGTCACTACTGGCAGTGATGGCTTCAGGCAAAGACACTTGTCCTATTCTACCTAAACTTACCAACAACTATTCTGATGCGAATTCACATAAGCCTGCTAACAAGTGAGGTCTCAAGGGTTCTGGGTTTTTGggtgggtttttctgttttttgtttttgtttgtttggatttttttcttgttttccaatcTGGGAGCTAGAAAGGTGAAGACAATAATTCTGTCCTTCCCCCGGCATCTATACAGAAAGCTTTATGTTCCAGAATGAAACTGTGTGTATACCAAGAAAGCAAGTCTGACCTGTGCACAAAATTCAGAAGCTAAAttagttgttcttttttttttgtgactggccAGGGATTCCTTCAGGCGATGAGTGGGCCTGGGGCAAATGATAGTGTACTGCCTTCCCCCTTAAAATCAGGCCAAAATGAACATCATGAGCAAATTGTAAAGGACAGCATGCGGTTAGAGGTACAGATACCCCAGATTCCCAGCCCCGACTCTCAATCTTGGGGATTTAATGGCTGGTTATCTGTTAGGTGAGCCTCAAATGGCAAAGCTCTATCCTGCAGCTGTGGGGGTCCAAACCTCACAGATGCAACAAAACTGCCTCCATTTGCTCAAATGATGCTAAAATGACTCTATTTAACTCACAAGATATCCTTTCTTCTTGCTTTCCTAATATTCAGGTGTGATGAGATTCATTTGCCTCGGTTTTCATTAAAGCAAGGGATGATCCCAAGACGTTACGTAATGCcttggaaagaaaacataaaattcaggAGTGTGAACCTGAAGGTATTTTCCTATaagtattaataatttaaaaacttgtaCTGTTTAATATATCTGTGAATAGACATACATAACTATGAACATAGGTCCTTAGAACTTATTCTTAAAACTGAAGGTTTGTAccctttatttcctcatttctccctccccacaggccctagcaaccaccattctattctgaTAAAAACTGATGCACTTTCACATAAACTTGCAAGTAAAACTTACACAGCAATACCTATTCAAATAACCCAGTTGCAATCTTAGATAAACTGAAACATTTCACAACTATATGTTCACCTTTTTCTCTACATAATGCCAACTCACAGGTTCATCAGAAGTAGGCGCCATTAATATTAAAGCTACAGtacagtgtgtatttttaaagttgtacTGTATACTCAGGTTGAGAGCTATGGGAACAGTTAGGCTAGATTTACAGATAAGACTCCTTGCCCATTCAATGCTCCTATTCAGTAGTGaatagtttcaaaacattttccaaatttatattGATGATTCACTTGTGAAAAGCTAAGTTGTTTCTTTAAACGAAAAtagaatattttgtaataaactgtaaGAGGAGATTTCAGGCTAGGATTCCTAGAAGGAAATGTGTTTATGTAACTAATTTGCAAATTTTTAATGGATAAGCAATTAATGTTGAATAAGAATATACTTTGCCAAGACAGAGATGATAgtacaaaatataattattacatGATATATAAAGTCTGAAAATATGGTTCAATTTTCTTACaaaatacacaatacagtataataaataaaactaccatTTGCCTTGAGATGATTATTTGATATGTATTTTTAGctgatattttgaaaacaaatgtaaaactaAGTATATCAAGACGTATaacagacttaaacataaaatttatatggttAGTAAGACTTTCTAAAATCTTAATATTGGGCTTATTTCGTGTAACAGTGTCTTATCAAgtcattttcagtttcctaagTAGGTTTAGCATGGTGACAGTATTACTACtgactttatctttttcatttactaGAACTATAGGAACTACAGGGTATAAACTGAGTTGAAGTCAATAACGAAGAACTGTTTTGAATGCATTATTCTTGACCTTACTCTTTGAAACTGTAATTTGGCATGAGTTTCACATATTTATTACACTTCTGCCATTTAGTTGACAATGTtcctaacaatttttaaaagatagttagTGACTAGGGTATGGAACATTCTACCTTacagagtaaaaatgaaaattaaatgagaatatttttaagagaaagcaagtttatttagagagatacacactccatagacagagtgcggggcATCTCCAAAGGTGACAGGCGAGAGCCAGCCCCAGAGCATGAGGTTGTCTAAGAAAGGGAGATTAGCCcaaatgagaattaaatgaagcgAATGAACACTAAGTAAATGCTAGGTAtgctttccttccattttacCATTTTTCCTATAGGAAGTGATACAGCTAtttaacaacataaaaataagaacacagcATAGAAGAGATGGGGCACCCTAAGACCAGGCCAGACTACTATTCAGTAGTATCAAAGAATCAGAAATAGATGTACAGTTAAGACAGTAACCTCAAGTAACTCTTGTTTATCCAGCAGCAGTTGCAGTAGCAGCCACGTACTGTATGGCTATTTAACTTAGTACTCAGCACAATTTATTCACTCACATATGATGTTTTATTCAACACTCAAAGAATCCTTTAATAGTTCCCACTTTATGTTTGAGGAAACAGAGTCTCATGGTGGTTAAGTGATTTGTACAAGGTCACATAATTATCCAAACTAAAGTTCAGCGAGCTAACTCTTAAGTCTATAGTACTCACTCCACATCACTCGCTCTTCCTGGTAGTGAGAAGACCAATGAGGGAGcactgctctttaaaaaaggaTGTTGCTCTGCCCCCAGACCTACCTTCTCGGCAGGAACAGTTAGAAAAACTACTGGGCAACTTTCATCTCAACCTAATAAAGCTATGTTTGGTGTAATACACAGCAGATTGTTTTTTCCTCTTAGCATGCAGAAGCATGTGGGATCCACGCCGGCCCTTTGGAAGACTCTCTGTTTCTGAATCACAGTGAAAGGCTTTGCCATGGGGAAGATCGTAAAGTTGTCTTGAGGAAAGTCCCACCAGAAATAAAAATTGCAGATATGCCTCTGCATTCACCTCTCTCCAGGTACCAGAGCACTGTGATCTCCCATGGCTTCAGAAGGCGACTGGTCTGATGAAAGGAGAATAAAGtgataaagtatttgtctttctctcctatAGATGTTTAAATCAGTTGTACACTTGTATTTCGCCTACAGGTTCAATTTGTTCAAAGGCTATTGGTCAGTTGTATGCTTTATGCATTATAATAGTTTAGAAAGGAAATAGGCTCTGAGAACATCTGAGATGAAGTGGGGGAGCAAGGAAAACTATCTCACTGAAATTAATGTCACACCAAATAGTTAAGAAATGCATCTACCTTTACCACATTCCTCTACCTTTCCCCCTCACTCCATCCTTATTATTCATCCCCTTCAAAATTCAGTGTCAGGTGAGCCAAACTGAAATAGGGTTGCAGTGGGGTTATTTGTGCTACTTTTCTGAGTCCCAACACTCTTTTTTCTGCCCTATCCCAGCAACACACACTTCCCTAAGGCTATAGACACTGGTAACTAATCAACGTGGTAATTAGAAGTGTCTGGTAGACAACTCTATGACACATCATACAATTTTAGCTGAGGTGAGCTTTCCCTATTAGTTCTGTGTATCCAAGTAGCAATTCCCTATAGTGAAAAGTTGATTCACATGATTGAACAACATAAAAATGACCAAATGCAAAAATGGTGCACCATGTGTTAGGCAGTATGGCGGTTACTCAAATAATTACACACAgaattaccttatgatccagcagttctacttctaggtatatgctcaaaagaatttaaagcaggaACTTGCACAGGTATTTGTgtaccaatgttcatagcagcattattcataatagccgaaaggtggaaacaactcagaatgtccatcaacagatgaatagattgTTGAAGAAGAAACCCTACTCTTCTTAGGTTCTTCTGactggtttaaaaattaaatttacatgagacagattaacaggagaaagtcaaacaaaagttaaataatagGTATACATGGGTGATAcctaggaaaactgagtaactcgcCAAAATGGCTAAAACCCTCACCTTggataccatcttcagctaaagacagaGGAGAATGTTGGGAGTATTGGTTTTTGAgacttcaaagggaaggaaggcaattgacatggagatgaaaaagcaaatgtttggtaaataaatgtttgctgggccaggcagagacaatgggacacagagtggactctgatctctaaGAGTTCCCCTACCACAACTTGCCATGTTCTTTGTAGATATTTCTGGGGATAGCTCTGTTCCTATAGTGGACCccttatctaaattcttttaggcagttggGGGAAGGTCAAAAGTTCTTCCTGAGTCTTGTAGgtcttgattgttttcagcttaaaataattcatatggCAGAAACATTTTAGGGTAGCGAATTTTGTTCCCCtacagataaacaaaacgtgATATAGGAAATGGAATATTAACCACAAAATGTAATGAAGTTTTGATACATATTACAACATGaaggaaacttgaaaacatgctaagtgaataaactggacacaaaaggacaaatgtatgattccacttgtgtgagatacctagaatagtcaaattcttggagaaagaaagaatagtaTTTACCAAAGGCTGGAGAGGACGGGAGAATGAGGAGTTAccatttaatgggtacagagtttcagtttgacaTGAAAAGTTCTGTAGATGGATGGTTACACGATAgggtgaatgtacttaatgccactgagttgtacactcAAAAAGGATGAAAgttgtaaattttatgtcatacattttaccacaatttttttaaaagaccataaTGGGTCTGAGCTATGCTTCATTCAGCCAAGTGTTCATATCTGATAACAGCATCAAGGAAACGATTACAAAAAAAGATACAGCTGTCCATCTAACATCAGTGTATAAAGATCTGTAAAGAAAGCATAAATAAGgtaatgtacacacacatacccacacacacagttaaaaaatgattaaagaagacaatttaggTTATACTAAACTGAACTTGAGTCACTTGCCAatttactgacaccaggttgtggtgaaggaaagtgcagtatTTATTgcaggtgccaagcaaggagaatgggaagTTCATGcttaaaagacccaaactccttGATGGCTTTcaggaagggtttttaaaggcaacatttggggtgAGATTAGAGGGGATacgactttcttctgattggttggtggtaggtaacagggtggtgtttcaGGAATCATAATCATCAACCTGGTTCCAGCCAGTTTGGGGTCTATGTGCACCCTCCCCCAGGTGAGggtcttagttcctgcagaatAACTCAAAGATATGAGTCGTattatgtatatcccttgaggaggaactaggactctgttttatgACTAaactgttgtttcttgactgtttttcctttgtttctacattCCTTCACGTTgctaattagtaactgcttgtgcctgctctttggaactcaggaagACCTctgagactaaagcctttttctacaaataagaaacaagGGACATGAAGGAGCTTTTATAGTGGAGAaggtcccacagggtcctgcttggtttcaaccTCCCATCTTCTCAGCTTGCTTCTCCCAGTGTGGAACCATCACCTTATGATCTAGGGCAAGGGGAATTGGGGACCCAGTGTTCTCAGAAGTCTCTGCCCAAAACAGAGCTTCTAAAACATGAATTGGGGCTGAGCAGAAGGGAgtgaaagagtagaaaactaacaagatggctATTGAGTTGTTCAGGCCTGTACTTTTAGCTAAACTGATGTTATGACCAAcaggctcccctccctgtgcactGTTGTCTTAGAATAACTTATCCTTTTTTACCATAGAGGTCTTGAGAGAAGGTCATAgactgaacctcaagaaaatgaaCAGACCTTTCTAAATTCCTCCATAACAACAGCAATTTCCTATCAAGATGAATctgtaaaatgccctgattgttatcaccttttctgttccatctaGTTTTTCTATGAAACCTCAAGACCtcaaccccaagatggattcacagttACTAAGccattagcctgctgtgactaccctttgcctggcaaagcaattaAGTTGCTCTTTTGTTTGCTGCCAAACTCTCTTTGAATTCGCCTTTTGGGGTGCAGAAGCAGATTTTTTGGTAACAGGAGTCCCCTACCTTTTGGCCACACTTGTGTGGGACTCAGCCTCAGAAACAGGCAGCTAGAATCAGGATGAAATGCTGATGTCCTGCCCCTCCTAGAAAGACAGCCCTCCAGCTGAGAGCTGTAGGGAGAGGAACCCTGTGCTCTTGGCTGCACCAGTCTGGCGTAGAGTTTTCCTGGTGGTgagctgggagggggaaggggagaggtgggtcCTGGTTCAAACACCTCAGCATTCACTGAACTTTAGGagattttctcaaataaatatttctttgtttgctGTATGCACCCAGGACCATGTCCAGAGACTTCAAATATTTGTCCCTTTATAATTATCACTGATTTTTCTGAGTAGTGAGTCTGCAGAGCTGCTCATATTTGTCATGCTGAAAGTGGAACTCTAGCCTTACACTTTGAAAAATAGTTCTAAGGAATCCTGTGGTTCTGTTGCCAAAAGGTTAGCCCctgtccctgatgagccaaattgaaactcagaggcagggtcttggagcttagaagaaaagaaacagctttattactttgctgggTAAAGGGGACTCagagcaggctagtgccttcaaaactgtgaacccatcttgggAATGGGGTAGGGTGGTTATATAGGCATAGctcaaacaagaaaacaataacaatcaacagaattattttctcatcatAAGACTTAGAATGGCGTCATGATTCCCCCAGGCGACCAGTTCTGAAGAGGTTACTTTTACTTTTCAATCTCTTTATCTCCTAAGTGCCCAAGGCATGGTCTTGATAATTTAGGcaattttgtaaggttacagttccatgaccttctccctggagaacaacttagaaaccaagtatgattattacttttgattactggaataaagcagaaacagtaaaatcaatAGCTTTATTTAACAACGAGCCTGGAGCTGTAAGTAGCAACCGGTCAATCAGGTTAGTTaaccgttttaagggcaagcataaaaataagcaatctgttagcctaaatgcAGCCATGTTATTAATTCTTCAGTTCTTTAGATCCAAGTTCTCGAGAAAACGTACACTCCAGTCAGAAGAATTAGAAGAGATGCTAGAATaagtctgtttcctcacctgagaAGTACTGGAACCTAAGTAAAGGTATGTGAGGAAAAAGAacagtgaaatatttatataattatgtcATTTGACTCTCCAGTTCAATCCAAACTTGAGAAATTGGTGGGAGGACCCCACAAAAGAGTTATTTTatatgtcttatttaagaaagaaaaagcaggtaGTTCTGAACTTGTAAAAGCTATTCAGGATAAGTCAAAGATTTTTGCTTGCTACAATCTCCTACCTTGCTGCTAAAATATGCCTGAGCCAATTAACCCACTTCTCCTCAAGGGTAAGTATTGGCAGGACTCTGTTCCTGTCAAAtatttctccattattttctcttctatggaagacaaaggaaaatttaGCTGTCAATGGGATAATTTTCAGCAAGGTCTTCTAGTTAAAATTGGAGATACTTCTTTATGTCTGTGTCACTCAGctagaatttaaaattcaaggTGACACCTGAGGCCCAGTTTCAGAGCAATGAGGCAGGACGAAGGGGTACCTGGAGCTGCAGAAGCTCAGCTGAGTAGGGTCTTTCTACATCTCTAGgaataaaatgggggaaataatcgTGAACAGAGGAGTTGCACTGAACAACGTACAGTGCTTGGTTCTTGCTTCATGAAAACATCTGATTATACTGCTCACATCCAGTTGTGCTAATAGTGAGGTCTGACTTAGTGAGTCTTATCACCCTGTGGTATCAGTTATTCTGtctttcttcttacttttctctaattttgtgTGACCCCAAAGTTATTTCCCAGTGAGTGATTCTCTTTCAGATTGTTCCTCATCTAATTTCACTCTCTTAAATGTAATTGTGCTTTTGGCCTCCTCCTTTCAAAGCTCCCCCTCTCCACAATGGGTTAGTTTGAGACTGTAAATTTCCTTGCAAGAGGGCTGAAATATCATGCTGCATCTTGGCCTAGGTGGGAGATCTCTGGGATTTCCCAGGTCAAAAATGCCAATACATAATATTTTCACATACTGAGAATTCTGGTGATCATATTTGACTGTTACTAATTAGCTTTCAGGCAGGCTGAGGGACCACCCAGAGCAGGTGAATAGGTGTCCCCCACATAGGGGAGTCCGGCAGAGAAGATGAGCAGCAGCTGGAAGGCAGCCAGTGCTTTACTCCCCAAGCTGTGTGCATCTAAGTGCATACTGGGGCTGTGGCAGTACAAAATTATTCACTGAAACTCCTCTGGCTTTTACATGATTTACCAAAAGAAGCCTGGCCCTCAGgaaacatctttttcttcttttaagaatgTGGCCAAAAGACGCTGAAACGCTGGCAGCCAAAATGAAGTTCAATCCCTTTGTGGCTTCTGATGAAAGCAAGAACCAGAAGAAGCATGTCAATGCACCTTCCCACATTCACAGGAAGATTatgtcttcctctctttttttcaaagagCTGAGACAGAAGCACAGTGTTCGATCCATGCCTATCTGAAAGGATGATGAGTTCAGGTTGGGCGAGGGCACCAAAAGGGCAGTGAGTTGGCAGTGCAGTCCAGGCTGATGGGAAGAAGTATGTCATCTACACTGAACAAGGCAGCGGGAGAAGGCACAGCCGTGCACGCGGGCGTTCGCCCCAGCAAGGTGGTTATCACGACTAAAACTGTACAAAGACCCCCAAAAGATCCTTGAACGTAAAGCCAGATCTCaccaagtggaaaagaaaaaggacagaaataaggAAGGAACAATTGACAAGATGCAAGAAGAAAGTAATCTTATATACAACTTTCATTCAAaactcttaaaatgaaaaaaaggagaatgtGGCAAATTGTGTGTGATAGCACACTGGATGAAAAGTCAGGATGTATAACCAGTTGTGTGgataaaaaagaatgcatatgGCCAGAAAACAATGCTGGAAGCCAGTGCGTCAAAAtgtttacagaattatttttggaTGGCAGAGTTAagaaattattcttatttcttatatCTTCTTAAATTCTCTACAGCGGACATGTCTTTGATCCTGGTTCCCCATTTGTGGAAtgctctcctctctgttctgctgtCAGAGTTCCAAATCCAACACAGATGTCAACTCTCCTGTGAAACCTATTTCatattccattttctcctttaccTGCTCTCTCCACCTTAACCTTTTTCAAGTTGGTTCTCTGCCTAAGACTTCTACTTCTTGACCAGAAGAGGTCTCTGTtgtgttgcttaaaaaaaaaaaaaaaacaaactttttttttttttttaatgttttgtaggTTTGCACTTTTTAAATAAGGGAAATCTTTGTCTTTACCTGTTAGAGATATTGTGGTATTATAGACATCAGAAGTAACAAAGCGTCAGTGCCTCTGTAATTGCTGAATTTTCAAATAGCATATTCTGTCTACAAAGGGGAGCTTAAACCCTTTGGGTATCCTCATCAGTAACTTGCACTTTACTGAGCCACAGAGGAACTTCATCTGATatgtaaaaatttgaaaattgaaaagaagaaaacaaaggagtaCACgtttaaaataggaaaacatcTTTTCTAGGGGCAAATTAAAAACCATCAGTAAAGCGCTTCAGAGAGCATGAACTTTAGATTTAGGTGGACCTGAGTTCGTAGATGAGTCTTGCCCACCACAAAGAAGGTAATTTAGGCTCTCTGGATCTTTGCACCAAGAAAGTTCTTTGAGATGCTCTTCttaacaaaacaatacaaaaaagtGATTTACACCTAGTTTCTCCCATCAGTAAGATGAAGAATTGGCAGAGGCTTTGAAatcacagggttttttttcctgaagatcatcagaaagagaaaaatatactgTCTTCTGTTCAGTATAACTCCACAAAGGAATCACTGGGACTTTTTGTTCTCGCttgctcgctcgctctctctctcttatgcatatgcacacacacacctatacCCAAAAAAACCACATGTATGTTTTCTTGTGTACCCTCTCAGCTATAGGGATATacaatttatttggtttttgtcagtttttacatgcagccttttttcttttggtgtatAGATCTATGAAATTTTATCACAAGTGTAGTTTCAACTAACCATCACGAACATCAGCAAGCAGAACTTCTCTGTTACCACAGAGAAACTCTCTCCTATTACTCCTTAATAGGCACACCTTTCCTTTGGATCTACTACTACTGATCTGTTTCCCATTACCTTAATTTTGTCACTTCATGGATGTAatttaagtagaatcatacagtatgcacccctttgagactggcttttttcaccaAGAGTaatgcccttgagatccatccaatTTGTTGTTTGTATCaatagttcctttttattgctgtagagtatttcactgtatggatgtaccacaatttgtttactcattcaccCATTGAAGGTATTTGGCTTGTGTGTTAGAGGTCCCCAAGACCTGTCTCCAGGTTCAATAATTCACTAGGAGGATTTGCAAGACTCAGCATATAGTCATACTCATGGCCATGATTTATTACAACAAATGGATGCAGAGCAAAGTCAGCAAAAGTAAAAGGCACATGGGATGAAATCCAAGGGAAAACGGGCACTGATTTCCAGGAGTCCTCTTTCAGAGGAGTTATACAGGACATGCTTAATTCCCCCAGCAATGAGCTGTGACAACTTTGTCCTTCCTTTGATCAGGAAAATAAACTTGCTCATCCTTTGGTCTTTCTGGGGAGCTAAGAGAATTTTTTGCAAGTACAGCAAGGTTTATCATCATCCTGgtattggaagttcaagatcatgTTGCATTTATATGAATACTAGGGAATTAGTTCTCTGTTGTTGCTACCTttcagaggagagaggagcttTAGGGAGTCAAGGAAATCAGGGTGGATTCCAGGAGGATGCAGGATTTGAGCAATGGGTAAGATGTGAGCTAATAAGAACTAGAGAGGACTTCCTACACATGGGAAAAACATAATGGAGGCAATGAGGAAGGGGAAATCTGCTCTCTTTACGGAATGGTGAGAATATCCGTGGCAGGGAGAAGTTTTCTGGTGGGAATAAAAGAAGGTAATCTTAGGAAAGGGAATCTAGTTCACTGAGGTCTTTAAATCCCCAAATCAGTGATTGAGGTAGATTACTATAGAAAGTTATGTTAATGATCATGACagtttgagaaaaattaattatctgGCAATAGCTGAAAGGATAAATTGGAGATTAAgagataaataaacttatttgaaaataaatccagGTGAGGAGCCCCAATTAGGATCAATGCTATGGGAAACGGGGCTCCCTCGAGACAGTGTTTATTGGGGTGAATGAAGTGCACAAGCAGGGCTTGAGCACACAGAGATGCGGTCAACCTgcagggggaaggaggtgagTTGCACTTGGTAGTTACCTTTACAAACGAGGTCAGTAAGGCACTATGAGAACCATTTTAAACCTCcaagaaatgttataaaacacTTTCTACTTGAAAGACATGATAATGCAGTGGGGGAAGAAATCAATGTGTGGTGTAGGAAGTAGCAAGAGGTGCAGTGTTTTTTATGGTGAAGTATTTTAAGAAAGCCACTTAGTGTGACtaatctgctttctctttcaAAGATGGTTCATTTTAGTGTAGCCTACttatgaaggaataaataaagcaCCCAAAGTCAAGACTGGACCTCCTTGTTACTTTATACAAATTCTTGAGAGCATGATATCCAAGATCTGATGACATTTATATCTAAGATATGATACATCTGGAATGAGCTGTGAGTTGATGTGTGggtgtgtatttttaatgaaagcaGGAATAACATTTCGAATCATGTCACTAACTCAGATTCCTCGTGCACAACCAAATATCATCGTTAACATGCTTTGAAGGTGTAAAGTGCCTTGAGGAAGCGGCAGTCAGAGTCAAAGCCAGCTCCTGTCTGTTTGGTACTGCTCCTTCAGATTCACAAGCTCAGTCTCTGACTTCCTTGCCTCCTTCACCTCATCCCACTGGCTCTGGCCTTCTTTCTGCACTTCAAACATGCTGAGTTAGTCCCCATCTCAGAACTACCTGGAATGTTCTTGCCAAGATTTTCCCAGAGATACTTCCTCATCATTCAGTTTTTCAACTGTATCATCTCCTCAAGGAGATACAGCAGATGCTGCTGGGTGCCCTGCCCATGTGCCCTTCAGAGGCTGTGCATTCATCCCCTGCATGCTGTGAGTGTTGGCTGCTCATGACTCAGGCCTTTGTCCTTTTATAGGGAATTGCCCTTGGCTGGCAGGAGCCTCCTCACCTGGCAGTAGTCCTAAAGGTAAGCTATGTCCTCTACCTAGGGGAGGGCCGTGGACAAAGACTAAGTGATGAAAGGATGTAGTGGTCTCCTCACCTCTGG
The sequence above is a segment of the Camelus ferus isolate YT-003-E chromosome 3, BCGSAC_Cfer_1.0, whole genome shotgun sequence genome. Coding sequences within it:
- the TEX43 gene encoding testis-expressed protein 43 — its product is MASGKDTCPILPKLTNNYSDANSHKPANKCDEIHLPRFSLKQGMIPRRYVMPWKENIKFRSVNLKHAEACGIHAGPLEDSLFLNHSERLCHGEDRKVVLRKVPPEIKIADMPLHSPLSRYQSTVISHGFRRRLV